One Helicobacter cetorum MIT 00-7128 DNA window includes the following coding sequences:
- a CDS encoding restriction endonuclease subunit S — MNQSKQSSPKNTPIDYLGELPKHWEITKLKYIAKYSNGNSISDNEKNNYKNKENARPYIATKDIDLETSTINYNTELYIPYNNSNFKEFVKGCILVCIEGGSGGRKKGFVTQNVSIGNKLCAIKTKTKDINERFMFYIVLSDIFNHFYNANIQGDRNGVPLEKIGYFVLPLPPLEEQEKIAEFLDKEVSKIDTLSNTLNQLENTLKAFKKALISDCVLGKKEIL; from the coding sequence ATGAATCAAAGCAAGCAAAGCTCCCCTAAAAACACCCCTATAGATTATCTAGGGGAATTGCCTAAACATTGGGAAATTACAAAATTAAAATATATAGCAAAGTATAGTAATGGAAACAGCATTAGTGATAATGAGAAAAACAATTACAAAAATAAGGAAAATGCAAGACCTTACATAGCAACCAAAGATATTGACCTAGAGACAAGCACAATTAATTACAATACAGAACTTTACATACCCTACAATAACTCTAACTTTAAAGAATTTGTTAAGGGCTGTATTCTAGTTTGTATAGAGGGGGGTAGTGGAGGTAGAAAAAAAGGTTTTGTTACGCAAAATGTTAGCATTGGCAATAAATTATGTGCCATTAAAACCAAAACAAAAGACATAAACGAACGCTTTATGTTTTATATTGTTTTGTCTGATATTTTTAATCATTTTTATAACGCAAATATTCAAGGCGATAGAAATGGAGTGCCATTAGAAAAAATAGGTTATTTTGTTTTGCCCCTACCCCCTTTAGAAGAGCAAGAAAAAATCGCAGAGTTTTTAGATAAAGAAGTTTCAAAAATTGACACCCTTTCTAACACTTTAAACCAATTAGAAAACACCCTTAAAGCTTTTAAAAAAGCTTTGATTAGTGATTGTGTTTTAGGGAAGAAAGAAATATTATAA
- a CDS encoding pseudouridine synthase, producing MERFNMRINQFLAHHTKHSRREAEKLVLEGRVKINHEHAKLTSIIKENDKVFLDKRLIKPLKNKKFSVLVYHKPKGELVSKADPLNRRVIYESLEKKYAHFVPVGRLDFASEGVLLLSDSKAVVSALMHTNLGREYLIKIQGAITKDIELAMQEGLKLENATKGAHSKTAIKSMEFAPFISYEIIKNHAKYSKLRVVISEGKNRELRRFFAYFNAEVLDLRRVRYGFVNLNALPVGKMRFLNRQEYNELHKFMANIKTD from the coding sequence ATGGAGAGATTTAACATGAGAATCAATCAATTTTTAGCCCACCATACTAAGCATTCACGAAGAGAGGCTGAAAAACTTGTTTTAGAAGGGCGTGTCAAAATCAACCATGAGCATGCCAAACTTACTAGCATTATCAAGGAAAATGACAAGGTGTTTTTAGACAAACGCCTAATCAAGCCTTTGAAAAACAAAAAATTTAGTGTTCTGGTCTATCACAAGCCAAAGGGCGAGTTAGTGAGTAAGGCTGACCCCTTAAATAGGCGTGTGATTTATGAAAGTTTGGAGAAAAAATACGCTCATTTTGTGCCTGTGGGGCGTTTGGATTTTGCGAGTGAGGGGGTGCTACTTTTAAGCGATAGTAAGGCGGTGGTGAGTGCCTTAATGCATACGAATTTAGGAAGAGAGTATTTAATCAAAATTCAAGGTGCGATTACAAAGGATATAGAACTTGCTATGCAAGAGGGCTTGAAATTAGAGAATGCCACTAAGGGCGCACATAGTAAAACTGCGATTAAAAGCATGGAATTTGCCCCCTTTATTTCTTATGAAATCATCAAAAACCATGCCAAATATTCTAAGCTTAGGGTGGTTATTAGCGAGGGAAAGAATAGAGAATTAAGGCGTTTTTTTGCGTATTTTAATGCTGAAGTATTGGATTTAAGGCGTGTGCGTTATGGCTTTGTGAATTTGAACGCTTTGCCGGTAGGGAAAATGCGTTTTTTAAACCGCCAAGAATATAATGAGTTGCATAAATTTATGGCAAATATTAAGACAGATTAA
- the mnmE gene encoding tRNA uridine-5-carboxymethylaminomethyl(34) synthesis GTPase MnmE — MTDTIVAVATPEGKGAISIIKMSGKNALNILKKLTKKQDFTSRYAYVCDVFSNDILLDKALALYFKAPYSFTGEDVCEIQCHGNPLLVHNILNACLNLGARLAKAGEFSKRAFLNHKMDLSEVEASAQIIACEEESTLNALARQLKGALKTFIEDARETLLKLLASSEVLIDYSEEDIPLDFIQEVEQNLGVQITRFKDLLDFSNMHASKAKGHALSIVGKPNAGKSSLLNAMLLEERALVSDIKGTTRDTIEEIIELHGHKVRLIDTAGIRETDDKIEQLGVQKSLKSLEICDIVLAVFDLSKPLEEEDIHIINTLNTSTPKPCIIVLNKNDLKLELDKERLRELLKIPCSFLETNTLDSSACLKELSQKISEFFPKIDIQNKLLLTSLAQKNALQNTISELENATNHLETLELFSYHILNAIESLNLLTRPYENAQMLDSMFSEFCLGK; from the coding sequence ATGACAGATACCATTGTAGCTGTTGCTACCCCAGAGGGTAAGGGAGCCATTAGTATTATCAAAATGAGCGGAAAAAACGCTCTAAATATCCTTAAAAAACTCACCAAAAAACAAGATTTTACTTCACGCTATGCCTATGTGTGCGATGTTTTTTCTAATGATATTTTACTAGATAAAGCTCTAGCCCTCTATTTTAAAGCCCCCTATAGTTTCACAGGCGAAGATGTATGCGAGATTCAATGCCATGGCAACCCCCTTTTGGTGCATAATATTTTAAATGCTTGCTTGAATCTTGGGGCTAGGCTTGCTAAAGCGGGGGAATTTAGCAAGAGAGCCTTTTTAAACCACAAAATGGATTTAAGCGAAGTTGAGGCAAGCGCTCAAATCATTGCTTGTGAAGAAGAAAGCACTCTAAATGCACTCGCTAGACAACTAAAGGGCGCATTAAAAACCTTTATAGAAGATGCCAGAGAAACTCTTTTAAAACTTCTAGCAAGCTCAGAGGTCTTGATTGATTATAGCGAAGAGGATATTCCTCTTGATTTTATTCAAGAAGTAGAACAAAACTTAGGGGTTCAAATCACACGCTTTAAAGATTTATTAGACTTTTCAAACATGCACGCTAGTAAGGCTAAAGGGCATGCCTTAAGCATTGTTGGCAAACCCAATGCAGGCAAAAGCTCCTTATTGAATGCTATGCTCTTAGAAGAAAGGGCTTTAGTGAGCGATATTAAAGGCACTACAAGAGACACCATAGAAGAAATCATAGAATTGCATGGGCATAAAGTGCGTTTGATTGATACAGCAGGCATTAGAGAAACTGATGATAAGATAGAGCAACTAGGCGTGCAAAAAAGCCTTAAAAGCCTAGAAATTTGCGATATTGTCTTGGCGGTATTTGATTTATCTAAGCCCTTAGAAGAAGAAGATATTCATATTATTAACACCCTTAATACTAGCACTCCTAAACCTTGCATTATTGTTTTAAATAAGAATGATTTAAAATTAGAGCTTGATAAAGAGCGTTTAAGAGAGTTATTAAAAATTCCTTGCTCTTTTTTAGAAACTAACACGCTAGATTCTTCGGCTTGCTTAAAAGAATTAAGTCAAAAAATTAGCGAATTTTTCCCTAAAATTGACATTCAAAATAAACTCTTGCTCACTTCCCTGGCTCAAAAAAATGCCTTACAAAACACTATCAGCGAGCTAGAAAATGCCACAAATCACTTAGAAACTTTAGAGCTTTTTTCTTACCATATCTTAAATGCCATAGAGAGCTTAAATCTACTCACACGCCCTTATGAAAACGCCCAAATGCTAGATAGCATGTTTAGTGAATTTTGCTTGGGAAAATAA
- a CDS encoding ABC-type transport auxiliary lipoprotein family protein: MRATYLKLFSLSLVLALILGGCLNLNLRQVLPEIKNYDLNASSFAKDSCAKQVAEVGLVSILSADLFNTKEIVFKAKDGQITYGKHQKWVDLPRNMLKTMFMQEAQKACLSVALPPYGMKVPPYSVRFTILSFSILEEDNAKYKAEFALGYDISVKGYSHSGVIIKHEGISNLENKTINVSKDSKDKENKQDFQESAIQSLQHVSEQAVQEAINLLKKAIQEQGAKEGKN, translated from the coding sequence ATGAGAGCTACTTATTTGAAGTTATTTTCACTCTCATTAGTGTTGGCGCTAATACTTGGTGGTTGCTTGAATTTAAATCTTAGGCAAGTGTTGCCAGAAATTAAAAACTATGATTTGAATGCAAGTTCTTTTGCCAAAGATAGTTGTGCTAAGCAAGTAGCTGAAGTGGGGCTTGTGAGTATTTTAAGCGCAGATTTGTTTAACACTAAAGAAATTGTTTTTAAAGCAAAAGATGGGCAAATTACTTATGGAAAACACCAAAAGTGGGTAGATTTGCCCCGCAACATGCTAAAAACCATGTTTATGCAAGAGGCGCAAAAAGCGTGTCTAAGTGTGGCATTGCCCCCCTATGGTATGAAAGTGCCACCCTATTCAGTGCGCTTTACGATTCTTTCTTTTTCTATCTTAGAAGAGGATAATGCTAAATATAAGGCGGAGTTTGCACTTGGATATGATATTAGCGTGAAAGGCTATTCGCATTCTGGAGTTATTATCAAACATGAGGGCATTTCTAATTTGGAGAATAAGACAATAAATGTAAGCAAAGACAGCAAAGATAAGGAAAATAAGCAAGATTTTCAAGAGAGTGCGATACAATCGCTCCAACATGTGAGCGAACAAGCAGTGCAAGAGGCTATCAATTTGCTTAAAAAAGCAATTCAAGAGCAAGGCGCTAAAGAGGGTAAAAACTAA
- a CDS encoding MlaD family protein — MERHVNYTLIGGLFFLCLVCMVGFILWLGHVGLEDGKYQKYIVYTDKELGGISTNSPISYKGIQVGNVIKVGFAKNRVGVVRLELMIDSNIKVRKDSMVMVSSQGLMGLKYLALEQSKNEAFYNNNDKEERVLIFKEGLMGRLAGDANQVVNEVMKIVKNVDKMLNEENVQKVKHILTSVDDIASNIDSMKSTIDSIAKNANDLVYNVDLRVKQGQYDFKTMLTPLIIQAELSLRNIDNFVQKGSMLMDKFDADPYKTIFGERK, encoded by the coding sequence TCTTTTCTTTTTGTGCTTAGTTTGCATGGTGGGTTTCATTCTATGGCTCGGTCATGTGGGATTAGAAGATGGAAAATATCAAAAATATATTGTTTATACGGATAAAGAACTAGGGGGGATTTCTACCAACTCGCCCATTAGCTATAAGGGCATTCAAGTGGGTAATGTGATTAAAGTAGGCTTTGCAAAAAATCGTGTGGGGGTAGTGCGTTTAGAATTGATGATTGATTCAAACATTAAGGTTCGCAAAGATTCCATGGTAATGGTTTCTTCTCAAGGACTTATGGGATTAAAGTATTTAGCCCTAGAGCAAAGCAAGAATGAGGCATTTTACAATAATAATGATAAAGAAGAGCGGGTTTTGATTTTCAAAGAGGGGCTTATGGGGCGTTTGGCTGGCGATGCTAATCAAGTGGTTAATGAAGTGATGAAAATTGTTAAAAATGTAGATAAAATGCTTAATGAAGAAAATGTGCAAAAAGTCAAGCATATCCTAACTTCTGTAGATGATATTGCAAGCAATATTGATAGCATGAAAAGCACGATTGATTCTATTGCAAAAAATGCCAATGATTTGGTTTATAATGTGGATTTGCGTGTTAAGCAAGGGCAATATGATTTCAAAACTATGCTAACCCCATTGATAATCCAAGCAGAGTTGAGCTTGAGAAATATTGATAATTTTGTGCAAAAAGGCTCAATGCTTATGGATAAGTTTGATGCTGACCCTTATAAAACTATTTTTGGAGAAAGGAAGTAA
- a CDS encoding Jag N-terminal domain-containing protein yields the protein MQTHSVEIKAKTLEEALIQASISLNCSIVNLKYEIIQMPSKGFLNIGKKEAIILASIKEESQEEPMQAKELNLSSSPQEIPQEKLTPSLNPNQEIQEKEKELATPLINETPIQKPHSLSENTPKTDKTPFNPLIKDDSALSSLETKTTKLPRLDKFDEIEEELKELFSHLPYKISKVEVSLYEPSVLLIDIDGEDSALLIGEKGYRYKALSYLLFNWIHPKYGYNIRLEISTFLKNQEKVMDTYLESVIMSVHEVGKAQVKALDGVLTYIALKKLRKTFPNKYISLKTNLNDEQYIVINDFFE from the coding sequence ATGCAAACTCATTCTGTTGAAATTAAAGCTAAGACTTTAGAAGAGGCTCTTATTCAAGCCTCTATCAGCCTTAATTGCTCCATTGTAAACTTAAAATATGAAATTATCCAAATGCCCTCAAAAGGATTTCTAAATATTGGTAAAAAAGAGGCCATTATTCTAGCAAGCATTAAGGAAGAGAGCCAAGAAGAGCCAATGCAAGCCAAAGAGTTAAACCTGTCTTCTAGCCCCCAAGAAATACCCCAAGAAAAGCTTACTCCAAGTCTTAACCCCAATCAAGAAATCCAAGAAAAAGAAAAGGAGCTTGCAACCCCCCTTATCAATGAAACACCTATTCAAAAGCCTCATTCTTTAAGTGAAAATACTCCCAAAACGGATAAAACTCCCTTTAACCCACTTATCAAAGATGACTCTGCATTAAGCTCATTAGAAACCAAAACAACAAAACTCCCAAGATTAGACAAATTTGATGAGATTGAAGAAGAACTTAAAGAGCTTTTTTCTCATTTGCCCTATAAGATTAGCAAGGTAGAAGTAAGTTTATATGAGCCGTCTGTGCTTTTGATTGATATTGATGGTGAGGATTCAGCTCTTCTTATTGGCGAAAAAGGCTATCGTTATAAAGCTCTTTCTTACTTACTCTTTAATTGGATTCACCCCAAATATGGCTACAATATCCGTTTAGAAATTTCTACTTTTTTAAAAAATCAAGAAAAAGTTATGGATACCTATTTGGAAAGCGTGATTATGAGCGTGCATGAGGTAGGTAAGGCTCAAGTTAAGGCTTTAGATGGCGTATTGACTTACATTGCTCTCAAAAAGTTACGCAAAACTTTCCCCAATAAATACATTTCACTAAAAACCAATCTTAACGATGAACAATATATCGTTATTAATGATTTTTTTGAATGA
- a CDS encoding cytochrome-c peroxidase — MKKSVLFGVTAFCVAFSFAHATNDLALIKKARESHLEPMPIGKALREYQIKKTKDVGIGGNDSNVMTQAQVELGKMLYLDPRISTSYLVSCNTCHNLGLGGVDLAPKAVGAQWKSNPHFLNSPTVYNSVFNDVQFWDGRVTHLGEQAQGPIQAPFEMGADPKVVVEKINSMPGYVKLFKKAYGNKVKIDFKLITDTIAMFEATLVTPSRYDDFLRGNPKALSKAEQEGLEVFIEKGCVGCHNGINLGGSMQAFGVVKPYKFANVGDFKGDKNGMVKVPTLRNITETMPYFHNGQYWDVKDAIKEMGSIQLGVEISDEEAKKIETFFGALKGKKPKIVYPELPTITDKTPKPSF; from the coding sequence ATGAAAAAATCGGTTTTGTTTGGCGTTACGGCGTTTTGCGTGGCGTTTTCTTTTGCGCATGCAACCAATGACTTAGCATTGATTAAAAAGGCTAGAGAAAGTCATTTAGAGCCTATGCCTATAGGTAAGGCACTTAGAGAATACCAAATCAAAAAAACTAAAGATGTAGGTATTGGGGGCAATGATTCTAATGTAATGACTCAAGCTCAAGTAGAGTTAGGTAAAATGCTCTATTTAGACCCTAGAATTTCTACTTCTTACTTGGTGTCTTGTAACACTTGCCATAACTTAGGGCTTGGTGGCGTGGATTTAGCCCCTAAAGCTGTAGGCGCTCAGTGGAAGAGCAATCCCCACTTTTTAAACTCTCCAACTGTGTATAACTCAGTTTTTAATGATGTGCAATTTTGGGATGGTAGGGTTACGCATTTAGGCGAGCAAGCTCAAGGACCTATCCAAGCTCCTTTTGAAATGGGCGCTGACCCTAAAGTTGTAGTAGAAAAAATCAATTCTATGCCCGGCTATGTGAAGTTATTCAAAAAAGCTTATGGCAATAAAGTAAAGATTGATTTCAAGCTTATCACTGATACTATTGCAATGTTTGAGGCTACTTTAGTAACTCCAAGCAGATACGATGATTTCTTAAGGGGTAACCCTAAAGCCTTAAGCAAAGCAGAGCAAGAGGGCTTAGAAGTATTTATTGAAAAGGGTTGTGTGGGTTGTCATAATGGCATTAATTTGGGTGGTTCTATGCAAGCCTTTGGCGTGGTTAAGCCTTATAAGTTTGCTAATGTAGGCGATTTCAAAGGGGATAAAAACGGCATGGTTAAAGTGCCAACTCTAAGAAATATCACAGAGACTATGCCTTATTTCCATAACGGACAATATTGGGATGTTAAAGATGCGATTAAAGAAATGGGCTCTATCCAATTAGGTGTTGAAATTAGCGATGAAGAAGCTAAGAAAATTGAGACTTTCTTTGGTGCCTTAAAGGGCAAAAAACCTAAGATTGTTTATCCAGAACTCCCTACAATCACTGATAAAACCCCAAAACCCTCTTTTTAA
- the dnaE gene encoding DNA polymerase III subunit alpha, translated as MNTETKAFTHLHLHTEYSLLDGANKIKVLAKRIKELGMKSVSMTDHGNMFGAIDFYTSMKKEGIKPIIGMEAYIHNDENLSSKETKQRFHLCLFAKNQEGYENLMYLSSMAYLEGFYYFPRINKKLLREHSKGIIASSACLQGEVNFHLNTNSERNRKYGAKGYDEAKRIACEYQEIFEEDFYLEIMRHGILDQRFIDEQVIKMSLETGLKIIATNDTHYTMPSDSKAQEIAMCVAMGKIMNDKGRLKHSVHEFYIKSLEEMAKLFADIPEALANTQEIAEKCTLEIDLKDDKANPPTPPSFKFTKTYAQNEGLDFEDDASYFAYKAREGLKERLKLVPEIEHGKYQERLEKEIEVITNMKFPGYMLIVWDFIRHAKEVGIPVGPGRGSAAGSLVAFALKITNIDPLKYDLLFERFLNPERISMPDIDTDFCQRRRREIIEYMIEKYGKYNVAQVITFNKMLAKGVIRDVARVLDMPYKEADDFAKLIPNRLGITLKGYEKNGEFVEGAWELEPKIKELVESNDLARQVWEYSLNLENLNRNAGVHAAALVVDSEKELWHKTPLFASEKTGGIVTQYSMKYLEPVDLIKFDFLGLKTLTVIDDALKIIKTQHNIDLDFLSLDMDDPKVYKTIQSGDTVGIFQIESGMFQGLNKRLRPSSFEDIIAIIALGRPGPMESGMVDDFVNRKHGIEPITYAFKDLEPILKPTYGTIVYQEQVMQIVQTIGGFSLGEADLIRRAMGKKDAQIMADNKAKFVEGAKNLGHDSKKAADLWDLIVKFAGYGFNKSHSAAYAMITFQTAYLKTYYKHEFMAAMLTSESNKIESVARYIDEVRALEIEVTPPHVNTSMQDFSVKEFENEKGELEKKIVFGLGAIKGAGGEPIRNIIEERAKGDYKSLEDFISRVDFSKITKKSLEPLVKSGSLDNLGYTRKTMLANLDLICDTGRAKDKANEMMQGSNSLFGAIESEEKEQVVLNMTDLGEHDAKTLLEYEYEILGIHVSGNPLDEFKEEIKGFKNLVKSIDIEELEIGSQAYLLGKIMEIKKKIGKRSGKPYGTADILDRYGKFELMLFEKQLNALEELDINKPLVFKCKIEEQEEVARLRLFEILDLESAREVKIPKARYKDPNKEKEDVREIPPIEMLASSSCSLAIVLENDVKKEFLKQIKESALKHQGKHPLCLIIKDKGKQFKFQSDLLVDESIKEEFKELEWRDLT; from the coding sequence ATGAATACAGAAACTAAAGCATTCACACACTTGCACTTACACACCGAATATTCGCTTTTAGATGGAGCTAATAAGATTAAAGTCTTAGCCAAACGCATTAAAGAGCTAGGCATGAAAAGTGTGAGCATGACTGACCATGGGAATATGTTTGGAGCGATTGATTTTTATACGAGCATGAAAAAAGAAGGCATTAAACCCATTATAGGCATGGAAGCTTATATTCATAATGATGAAAATCTTTCTAGTAAAGAGACTAAACAACGCTTTCATTTGTGCTTGTTCGCCAAAAATCAAGAAGGCTATGAAAACTTGATGTATTTGAGCTCTATGGCATATTTAGAGGGGTTTTATTACTTCCCACGCATTAATAAAAAGCTTTTAAGAGAGCATTCTAAGGGTATTATTGCCTCTAGTGCGTGCTTACAAGGCGAAGTTAATTTTCATTTAAATACTAATAGTGAGAGAAATCGCAAATATGGAGCTAAGGGCTATGATGAGGCCAAAAGAATTGCTTGTGAATACCAAGAGATTTTTGAAGAGGATTTTTATTTAGAGATTATGCGTCATGGCATATTAGACCAGCGTTTTATTGATGAACAAGTGATTAAAATGTCCTTAGAAACAGGGCTAAAAATCATTGCCACAAACGACACGCATTACACCATGCCAAGTGATTCTAAGGCTCAAGAGATTGCGATGTGTGTGGCTATGGGTAAAATTATGAATGATAAAGGGCGCTTAAAACACTCTGTGCATGAGTTTTATATTAAATCGCTTGAAGAAATGGCGAAGTTATTCGCTGATATTCCAGAGGCTCTAGCTAACACTCAAGAAATTGCTGAAAAATGCACTTTAGAGATTGATTTAAAAGATGATAAAGCTAACCCTCCAACCCCCCCAAGCTTTAAATTCACCAAAACTTATGCACAAAATGAGGGGCTAGATTTTGAAGATGATGCTTCTTATTTTGCTTACAAGGCCAGAGAAGGGTTAAAAGAGCGTCTAAAATTAGTGCCTGAAATTGAGCATGGAAAATATCAAGAGCGTTTAGAAAAAGAAATTGAAGTCATTACCAACATGAAGTTTCCGGGCTATATGCTAATAGTGTGGGATTTTATCCGCCATGCTAAAGAAGTGGGTATTCCTGTAGGACCGGGTAGGGGGAGTGCGGCGGGAAGTTTAGTAGCTTTTGCTTTAAAAATCACTAATATTGACCCCTTGAAATACGATTTGCTGTTTGAAAGATTTCTAAACCCTGAAAGAATCAGCATGCCTGATATTGATACGGATTTTTGTCAGCGTAGGCGTAGAGAAATCATAGAATACATGATTGAAAAGTATGGCAAATACAATGTGGCTCAAGTGATAACCTTTAACAAGATGTTAGCTAAGGGCGTGATTAGAGATGTCGCAAGGGTTTTGGACATGCCCTATAAGGAGGCTGATGATTTTGCAAAGCTCATTCCTAATCGCTTGGGTATTACGCTTAAAGGTTATGAAAAAAATGGCGAGTTTGTGGAAGGAGCGTGGGAATTAGAGCCTAAAATCAAAGAATTAGTAGAGAGTAATGACTTAGCCAGACAAGTATGGGAGTATTCGCTTAATCTAGAGAATTTAAATCGTAATGCTGGCGTGCATGCCGCCGCATTAGTGGTGGATAGCGAGAAAGAGCTGTGGCACAAAACCCCTTTATTTGCATCTGAAAAAACCGGTGGTATCGTTACGCAATATTCTATGAAGTATTTAGAACCGGTGGATTTGATTAAGTTTGACTTCTTAGGGCTTAAAACCTTGACCGTGATAGATGACGCGCTTAAAATCATTAAAACTCAGCATAACATTGACTTAGACTTCTTGTCGCTAGATATGGACGACCCCAAAGTTTATAAAACGATTCAGAGTGGCGACACGGTGGGGATATTCCAAATTGAATCGGGCATGTTTCAAGGGCTTAACAAACGCTTAAGACCATCAAGTTTTGAAGATATTATTGCGATAATTGCGCTTGGAAGACCAGGGCCTATGGAATCAGGCATGGTAGATGATTTTGTTAATAGAAAGCATGGCATTGAGCCTATTACTTATGCTTTTAAAGACTTAGAACCGATTTTGAAACCCACTTATGGCACGATAGTTTATCAAGAACAGGTTATGCAAATTGTTCAAACGATTGGGGGGTTTAGCTTGGGCGAGGCAGATTTAATCCGTCGTGCTATGGGTAAAAAAGACGCTCAAATTATGGCGGACAATAAGGCTAAGTTTGTAGAAGGGGCTAAAAATTTAGGGCATGATAGTAAAAAGGCGGCTGATTTGTGGGATTTAATTGTTAAATTTGCGGGCTATGGTTTTAACAAATCACACTCTGCAGCTTATGCTATGATAACTTTCCAAACAGCGTATTTAAAGACTTATTACAAGCACGAATTTATGGCAGCCATGCTTACAAGCGAATCTAATAAGATTGAATCTGTGGCTAGATATATTGATGAGGTTAGGGCTTTAGAAATTGAAGTTACGCCCCCTCATGTAAACACTTCTATGCAAGATTTCAGTGTTAAAGAATTTGAGAATGAAAAGGGTGAATTAGAAAAGAAAATTGTGTTTGGATTAGGAGCGATTAAGGGAGCTGGGGGTGAGCCAATTAGAAACATCATTGAAGAGAGGGCTAAGGGGGATTATAAGAGTTTAGAAGATTTTATTTCACGGGTGGATTTTTCTAAAATCACTAAAAAATCCTTAGAACCCTTAGTCAAATCAGGGAGCTTGGATAATCTAGGCTACACACGAAAAACCATGCTCGCTAACTTAGATTTAATCTGTGATACAGGGCGTGCTAAAGACAAAGCTAATGAGATGATGCAAGGAAGCAATTCGCTCTTTGGGGCAATAGAGAGTGAAGAAAAAGAGCAGGTCGTTTTAAATATGACTGATTTAGGCGAGCATGATGCTAAAACGCTTTTAGAATATGAATATGAGATTTTAGGCATCCATGTTTCAGGTAATCCTTTAGATGAATTTAAAGAAGAGATTAAGGGCTTTAAAAACTTAGTCAAAAGCATTGATATTGAGGAGTTAGAAATTGGCTCGCAAGCTTATTTGCTCGGTAAGATTATGGAAATCAAAAAGAAAATTGGCAAACGAAGCGGTAAGCCTTATGGCACAGCAGATATTTTAGACAGATATGGCAAATTTGAACTCATGCTTTTTGAAAAGCAATTAAACGCCCTAGAAGAATTGGATATAAACAAACCCTTAGTATTTAAATGCAAGATTGAAGAGCAAGAAGAAGTCGCGCGATTAAGGCTTTTTGAAATCTTGGATTTAGAGAGTGCTAGAGAAGTTAAAATTCCAAAAGCTCGTTATAAAGACCCTAATAAAGAAAAAGAAGATGTGCGAGAAATTCCACCTATTGAGATGTTAGCGTCTAGCTCTTGCTCCTTGGCGATTGTGTTAGAAAATGATGTGAAAAAAGAGTTTTTAAAACAAATCAAAGAGAGCGCTTTAAAGCATCAAGGCAAACACCCCTTATGCTTGATTATAAAAGATAAGGGCAAGCAATTCAAGTTTCAAAGTGATTTGTTGGTAGATGAAAGCATTAAAGAAGAGTTTAAAGAATTAGAATGGAGAGATTTAACATGA
- a CDS encoding META domain-containing protein, protein MNVRLMGMSVMLACTLSGCFLFKIFDHKKLSNSNWRIQKVEMNHKTYNIDTMLADSAFRENQEDEGLSTDNTALPEEKAKTIEMEQKEKKKHWYERWYALLRKKPRPKNSMGEFVFDQNEERIYGRGYCNRYFASYMWWDNNHIKVEDSGISRKVCRDEHLMAFELDFMENFKGMFVLTRGKNTLILDNQKMKIYLVTP, encoded by the coding sequence TTGAATGTGCGTTTAATGGGAATGAGCGTGATGTTGGCTTGCACGCTTTCAGGGTGTTTTCTCTTTAAGATTTTTGACCACAAAAAACTATCAAATAGTAATTGGAGAATCCAAAAAGTAGAAATGAATCATAAAACCTATAATATTGACACTATGCTTGCAGATAGTGCCTTTAGGGAAAATCAAGAAGATGAAGGTCTTTCTACTGATAACACTGCTTTGCCCGAAGAAAAAGCTAAAACGATAGAAATGGAGCAAAAAGAGAAAAAAAAGCATTGGTATGAACGCTGGTATGCTCTTTTAAGAAAAAAGCCACGCCCTAAAAATTCTATGGGGGAATTTGTCTTTGACCAAAATGAAGAGCGCATTTATGGGAGAGGGTATTGCAACCGCTATTTTGCAAGCTATATGTGGTGGGATAATAACCACATCAAAGTAGAGGATAGTGGGATTTCAAGAAAAGTCTGCAGAGACGAACACTTAATGGCATTTGAATTGGATTTTATGGAAAATTTCAAAGGCATGTTTGTTTTGACAAGGGGTAAAAACACGCTTATTTTAGACAATCAAAAAATGAAAATTTATTTGGTAACACCATAG
- a CDS encoding thioredoxin family protein produces MLEVINGSNYEEKIKEGAVVVNIGASWCPDCRKIEPIMDNLAKAYEGKVQFFKVSFDESEDLKESLGIRKIPTLIFYKDAKEVGERLVEPGSQKPIEDAIKALL; encoded by the coding sequence ATGTTAGAAGTTATCAATGGAAGTAATTATGAAGAGAAAATTAAAGAAGGAGCGGTGGTAGTCAATATCGGGGCGAGCTGGTGTCCGGATTGTAGGAAAATTGAGCCGATTATGGATAATCTAGCTAAAGCTTATGAGGGGAAGGTGCAATTTTTTAAGGTTTCTTTTGATGAGAGTGAGGATTTGAAAGAGAGCTTAGGCATTCGTAAAATTCCTACTTTGATTTTTTACAAAGACGCCAAAGAAGTGGGCGAAAGACTTGTAGAACCCGGCTCTCAAAAACCTATTGAAGACGCTATAAAAGCGTTGTTGTAG